In a genomic window of Thalassophryne amazonica chromosome 12, fThaAma1.1, whole genome shotgun sequence:
- the ccr9a gene encoding C-C chemokine receptor type 9a: MASMAAMTTLFPLEDPHGENITPSTDYIDYSNEDDLMCDRTSVRDFRGSYEPPLFWMITVVGGLGNLAVVWIYLNFQRRLKTMTDIYLLNLAVADLLFLVTLPLWAAEASYGWRFGIALCKINSALYKVNLFSSMLLLTCISIDRYIVIVQTTKAQNSKMERQRRSQQVCLLVWLLAVLLATPEFIFSTPKGNEDSWEYCRLVFPPNVGNRTKIMVLSLQVSVGFCLPFIIMAFCYSFIIATLLKTRNFQKHKAMRVILAVVAVFIVSQLPYNCVLVTEAVQAAYVTIRKCEELKHFDVAGQVLKSLAYMHACLNPFLYAFVGVRFRHDLLRLLQVCRCSGEVSKAGQHHRVRSVMSDTDTSQALSL, encoded by the coding sequence GATCCACACGGCGAAAACATCACACCCTCGACTGACTACATCGACTACAGCAATGAAGATGACCTGATGTGCGACCGGACCTCAGTGCGTGACTTCCGAGGTTCCTACGAGCCGCCGCTCTTCTGGATGATCACTGTGGTCGGAGGTTTGGGGAACCTGGCGGTGGTTTGGATTTATCTTAACTTCCAGCGGCGGCTCAAGACCATGACGGACATCTACCTGCTGAACCTGGCAGTGGCTGACTTGCTCTTCCTGGTCACCTTGCCTCTGTGGGCAGCCGAGGCTTCCTACGGTTGGAGATTTGGCATCGCCCTCTGCAAGATTAACTCCGCGCTCTACAAGGTCAATCTCTTCAGCAGCATGCTGCTGCTCACCTGTATCAGCATCGACCGCTACATTGTCATTGTGCAAACCACCAAGGCGCAGAACTCCAAGATGGAGCGGCAGCGCCGCAGTCAACAGGTGTGTCTGTTGGTCTGGCTGCTCGCCGTGCTGCTGGCCACACCCGAGTTCATATTCTCCACCCCCAAAGGGAACGAGGACTCCTGGGAGTACTGCAGGTTGGTGTTTCCACCAAATGTGGGGAACCGCACCAAGATCATGGTGCTGTCGCTGCAGGTCAGCGTGGGCTTCTGCCTGCCCTTCATCATCATGGCCTTCTGTTACAGCTTCATCATCGCCACGCTGCTCAAGACCCGGAACTTCCAGAAGCACAAGGCCATGCGTGTCATCCTGGCGGTAGTGGCAGTCTTCATAGTCTCCCAGCTGCCCTACAACTGTGTCCTGGTAACGGAGGCGGTCCAGGCCGCCTATGTGACCATAAGGAAGTGCGAGGAGCTGAAACACTTTGATGTAGCAGGTCAGGTGCTGAAGAGCCTGGCCTACATGCACGCCTGCCTCAACCCCTTCCTCTACGCCTTTGTGGGTGTGCGTTTCCGCCATGACCTGCTGCGGCTGCTGCAGGTGTGCCGCTGCAGCGGTGAGGTCAGTAAAGCAGGTCAGCATCACCGGGTGAGATCAGTGATGTCGGACACAGACACCTCACAGGCGCTGTCACTGTAG
- the bfsp2 gene encoding phakinin: protein MPLSRCRTSVLGPLSTERTASSSCTRTGAGGTAALRCVFAGTIPTLGGASSLGTRVSRRALGISSVFLQGMRSSTAPVLSPGVRHSTPAASLNSCLIEYCDKVQALEQLNQQLEERIRLCLERRASSTGTWGSLRTQWEDVYRQVSEAILDNARLMLLTENVQANAEDFKDRYENEQPFRNAVEEEISSLYKVIDDANMTKAELEEQTDKMRAELRNLELHYEQDVQVLYSQIAGREVDETDKPTETSLDQILTYIRKHWEKVTEKNQAETDNYKDCKQCESSRLRPKEEEVDTLIAECHNTGCRIQSLQAETESIRALKRGLENSLGDARYWHEVELQNLGSVVTKLEAELSDVRGEMEQHHRDYDALLTSKQQLEQEISLYHNILDGEETRFRPTEPTCPDQPSQSEGAAGSPEPESRTNPVGPTDQ, encoded by the exons ATGCCTCTCTCCAGATGCCGCACCTCGGTTTTGGGACCCCTGTCCACTGAGCGCACAGCGTCCAGCTCCTGCACCAGGACAGGCGCAGGCGGAACCGCTGCACTGCGGTGCGTGTTTGCTGGTACCATCCCTACCCTGGGTGGAGCCTCCAGCCTGGGCACACGGGTGTCCCGGCGTGCACTGGGTATCAGCAGCGTGTTCCTGCAGGGAATGAGAAGCAGCACTGCTCCTGTGCTGTCCCCCGGTGTCCGCCACAGCACTCCGGCAGCCAGCCTGAACAGCTGCCTGATTGAGTATTGTGACAAAGTGCAAGCACTCGAACAGCTGAACCAGCAGCTGGAGGAACGAATCCGCCTGTGCCTGGAACGCAGAGCTTCCAGCACCGGCACCTGGGGCTCCCTCAGGACCCAGTGGGAGGACGTCTACCGGCAG GTCAGTGAAGCCATCCTGGACAACGCCAGGCTGATGCTGCTGACGGAGAATGTCCAGGCCAACGCCGAGGACTTCAAGGACAG GTATGAGAACGAGCAGCCATTCAGGAATGCGGTAGAGGAGGAGATCAGCTCACTGTACAAAGTCATTGATGATGCCAACATGACAAAGGCGGAGCTTGAGGAGCAGACGGACAAGATGAGGGCGGAGCTACGAAATCTGGAACTCCATTATGAACAG GACGTTCAGGTTCTCTACAGTCAGATCGCTGGACGTGAGGTGGACGAGACCGACAAACCCACAGAAACCAGTCTGGACCAGATCCTGACTTACAttcgcaaacactgggagaaggTGACTGAGAAGAATCAAGCTGAGACTGACAACTACAAAGACTGTAAG CAGTGTGAGAGCAGCAGGCTCCGCCCCAAAGAGGAGGAGGTGGACACACTGATAGCGGAGTGTCACAACACCGGCTGCAGGATTCAGAGTCTGCAGGCTGAAACGGAGTCTATCAGAGCCCTC AAACGTGGCCTGGAGAACTCCCTTGGCGATGCCCGGTACTGGCATGAGGTGGAACTGCAGAACTTAGGTTCAGTGGTGACAAAGCTGGAGGCGGAGCTCTCTGATGTGCGCGGTGAGATGGAGCAGCACCATCGTGACTACGACGCCCTGTTAACCAGcaagcagcagctggagcaggAGATCAGCTTATACCACAACATCCTGGACGGTGAGGAGACCCGGTTCAGGCCCACAGAGCCCAC